agaatgaaaagatCAGGCTCAAAGCCAACTTCCTTAAGAGCATTTGCTTGAGAAGAACTCCTAGGATAACCATCCAAGAGCCAACCCTTTTCCTGAGCATCAGGTTGTGACAGCCGCTCCTTTACCATCTACAAGATACTGACAGGCACATTACAGACGAAAATTACCACAtacgaaaataataatatagatTTTCCTACCAGCGCGACTATTTCATTAGGAACTAATAGTCCTTTCTCCATGTAATCTTTCGCTAGCTTCCCATTTTTGCTGCCACTATTGACTTCTGCCCTGAGTAAATCTCCAGCAGCGATATGCACCAAACCATACTGCACATAGGAGAATGACATGATTCAATCTGCTATTCTCCAGGGGAAATAAAACATGAGAAATTTATAGAGCATAAACAAAGATTGTAGGGcaataacaaaaattgaagtatGAGCACAGACAGGGAATAGGTTTGGTCAAAACATTAAGACTTCAATGGAGATATAGGCATCAAGAAAAATGGATGTAAGCCTACTAAAGTGGAAACTAATCATCACATATCGATTTACAGTCGATACTTGTTTTCCCAAACAAGGAACAGCCACAATTGTGTTCAATAGTGAATTATATCATCTTTATCCTTTTCTAATAGAAAAGGATAAAATGGAGAATAGCTCAAGAATCTACTTTCTTAACTCAAATCTTCCATCTCCAAActctttgacttttatttttttaatatccatGAGTACCCGGGCCCGCTTGCGGGAACTTCGATTATTCTCACAGAACAACCATCTAACCATATTACATGATCTTTCTTGATCACTCAGCCAACTCATTCCCCAACTCCAAGaagtattttcaaatattcttcCTAGAATGTCTATCTAAAAGacattgtcctttttgggctttctctttgcttcccctcaagatttttaaaactcgtcttctaggggtagggagaggttttcacacccttataaagaataattcactctcctccccaaccgacgtgggatctcacaattcacccctttggggcctagcatcctcgctaggaCTCGTTTCCTTCTGTATTCGAtgtggggatctcacagtccaacTCTAACCTCTTTtagaactttttttcttttttgtgggGAGAGAATATTAGAGCAAGCATCTTCAGTACACACACCACGCCCTCCTCTTCGCGGCAAATTATCCTAATCAGCGGAGTTTAAAACATATGAAGCTGATAGCCTCCAGATTAAGATTTTACCTCCTCACAAACAATAGCGACCTAAATTCTCTGTCGGAGAAATAGATATATGCAATTAGCATAGCTTATTGTCAGTGAGGGCcaagagaaaaatagaagattTCGGAGGCTCGCTTGTTAATGAAATTGCTTACTTTCCGAGTAATAAGTTCGCATTGTGTGCCTTTGCCTGAAGCAGGAGCACCGGATATCTTGATTCTAAGAGGCTCTGGCGTTGCACGCGCCGTAACCTGCCAGCATATACAACCAAGTTCAATCGACATAAACAACAAACCACTCAATTTCCAAAGCGTTATCGGGGTTAAAAGGAGTGAATCCCAACGATCATATCGGCAGATTGTAAATTCTGCCACTAAAACGTGTTTGATTGTAAATAAAGTTCGAACTCGTAGTTCTTCCATTCCCTAACTACTAGCAATTTCATATCGTTTTAATCAGCCCGGAGTTCAccaaaataatagtaataagtCAAAAGCCGCATTCTGTTCTCGTTCAATCCGGCTAATTCCACCAATAACACTAAGAACATTCACTAAAGATAAAATCAANACCGCATTCTGTTCTTGTTCAATCCGATTAATTCCACCAATAACACTAAGAACATTCActaaagataaaatcaaatcgagtcaaatttagattaaaaaaatgcattaaatCGACtcaaatttagattaaaaaaaatgcaatccAATCgactcaaatttaaatttaaaaaaatgcgaTTAAATCGACTCAAATTTAGATTAAAGAAATGCAATCCAATCGactgaaatttaaattaaaaaaaatgcgaTTAAATCgactaaaatttagattaaagaaaatgcGATCAAATCGACtcaaatttagattaaaaaaaaaatgcgaTCAAATCATACAGTAACTACATGAGAAATCATAGCTTTCGGATACAGCGAAATATCCAAGCACGGTAGACTTAGGTCTCGGCAGTGACGAGTAAACGAGATTGAATTGTTCGAAACATAAGGCAAATGATTCGGTTGCCGTTGCCGAGACGACAAGAGTCGATTCGGACAAGCAAACGCTGTGAAACTCGAATAATAGAGCGCCATGCTTCAGCTTCCTCCGACTCACTCTCCGCTCAGCTCCACCGCTGTCCGTCGGAACCTCCGGCACTCAGCAGAAGCAGCTTCACTAGAATCACTCCAGTGAAACGCCGTCGATCTTGATCTTGATGTTATCGAAGCGAAATGACCGCCACTTTTCCTCTTGTTTTCGTCCAAAAAACTCAGCTTATTATTTGCTTTCCATTTTTggatgtttaattttaattctttggtCAGTTTAATCAACTTGGAGTTGTCGTTCCTAAGTTTCGAAACTTTAATTTGATTCGATATTGAAAGAGGGCATTTTTGGCATTTCACACGTGATCAATCTATTTCACgtttttttgcttttatttgtgattttttttttatatataatttttgttagtttgagaaattatatatatatattgaaatttaaaattttaaaaattatataaacatgGTATTCTACttgttttaatataaattgtacatttattcaataaaataattatttaaaattaatattttttaaaaaaatatatataaaaatattcgaataaaattaaagtaattcAATAcctacaaatttatttatttatttatttttaatttggtcaTCATCTCTAAAAAGAANatatataatttttgttagtttgagaaattatatatatatagttacaatttaatattgaaatttaaaattttaaaaattatattaaacatGGTATTCTACttgttttaatataaattgtacatttattcaataaaataattatttaaaattaatattttttaaaaaaatatatataaaaatattcgaataaaattaaagtaattcAATAcctacaaatttatttatttatttatttttaatttggtcaTCATCtctaaaaagaacttttggtagggaaatttatttatttacttatttattaaattcaaggaccaatttgtaaataatttaaaattttagtgattaattagaaatacaaattcaaatattgaagttaaatatgtattttaaaggataaaaaaaatatttttttccactaatataaaaaataaaaactaagaattattttaaaattattaaaatcattttaaaatatgttcataattattcaaaattaattattataatataaaaattgtaataattccGCTTTCAACCTTAA
This genomic window from Cucurbita pepo subsp. pepo cultivar mu-cu-16 chromosome LG01, ASM280686v2, whole genome shotgun sequence contains:
- the LOC111790967 gene encoding adenylate kinase, chloroplastic-like isoform X2, producing MALYYSSFTAFACPNRLLSSRQRQPNHLPYVSNNSISFTRHCRDLSLPCLDISLYPKAMISHVTARATPEPLRIKISGAPASGKGTQCELITRKYGLVHIAAGDLLRAEVNSGSKNGKLAKDYMEKGLLVPNEIVALMVKERLSQPDAQEKGWLLDGYPRSSSQANALKEVGFEPDLFILLEVPEEILVERVVGRRLDPVTGKIYHLKYFPPDNEEVAARLTQRFDDTEERVRLRLQTHHQNLEDVLSLYQDVTVKVNGNAPKAVVFDQIDRLLTGLLEQRKAAIESLAT
- the LOC111790967 gene encoding adenylate kinase, chloroplastic-like isoform X1 — translated: MALYYSSFTAFACPNRLLSSRQRQPNHLPYVSNNSISFTRHCRDLSLPCLDISLYPKAMISHVVTVTARATPEPLRIKISGAPASGKGTQCELITRKYGLVHIAAGDLLRAEVNSGSKNGKLAKDYMEKGLLVPNEIVALMVKERLSQPDAQEKGWLLDGYPRSSSQANALKEVGFEPDLFILLEVPEEILVERVVGRRLDPVTGKIYHLKYFPPDNEEVAARLTQRFDDTEERVRLRLQTHHQNLEDVLSLYQDVTVKVNGNAPKAVVFDQIDRLLTGLLEQRKAAIESLAT